Proteins encoded together in one Tripterygium wilfordii isolate XIE 37 chromosome 14, ASM1340144v1, whole genome shotgun sequence window:
- the LOC120014970 gene encoding protein transport protein Sec23A: MDFVELEAIEGLRWTWHSWPTTKTETASLIIPLAIMCTPLMQSESSELPLLSYEPLVCAKCAAVLNPYARVDYQSRTWCCPFCFNRNHFPRSYDGITDTNLPAELFPTYSSVEYEIVRNSTSNVYGTTPSGFGMYSSSSGSLSSMGSVGSLAQVGGGGGVVRRSGPAFVFVVDACMAEEELSAVKNELLRLVEQLPENTLVGLVTFDSMVKVHDLGYGECSRVVVLHGGRELSAEQTQQFLGISRIKQRHVGKIPVIQKHGFLLTVSECEFNLTTAIEEISNSAEVMPGHRPQRCTGAAISAALGLLEGCLINNTGSRIMVFTSGPATLGPGTIVDSDLSKAIRTHRDIVNGHLPSYRKLCSFYKRFSQRLVDIAAVLDLFACSLDQVGAAELKAPVERSGGFMMLGESFESDQFIKCFRHIFNRDKEGHLKMYFDATLEIVTTEDVKICGALGPCVSLRRKNSLVSDNEIGEGGTYMWKLGTLTNKTCIAFFFQVSDDRKPQPGSAFFIQFITKYQHGNLEIRKRVTTAARRWVGSKSSEISTGFDQEVAAVVMARLAINRAESCYARDVIRWLDDALVRFTSKFGDYIQEDPSSFRLSSNFSLYPQFMFYLRRSQFIDVFNTTPDETAFFRLMLNREGVVGSLIMIQPTLFQYSFDGPPIPVLLDVRSISPDTILLFDSYFHVVIHCGSKIAQWRKLGYHKDPNHENLKKLLEAPELDAEQLVAERIPAPKLIKCDQHSSQARFLLAKINPSVTQNSTYTEGLDVIFTDDLSLEVFIDHLQTLAVQG; the protein is encoded by the exons ATGGATTTCGTCGAATTGGAAGCGATCGAGGGCCTCCGGTGGACGTGGCACTCATGGCCGACGACCAAAACAGAGACCGCGTCCCTCATAATCCCACTCGCCATCATGTGCACGCCACTGATGCAATCTGAGTCATCGGAGCTCCCGCTACTCTCCTACGAACCCCTCGTATGTGCCAAATGCGCTGCCGTTTTGAATCCTTATGCTCGAGTTGACTACCAGTCCCGTACCTGGTGCTGTCCATTTTGCTTTAATCGGAACCACTTCCCCAGATCCTACGACGGCATAACTGACACTAACCTTCCCGCTGAGCTCTTCCCCACTTACAGCTCAGTGGAGTACGAGATTGTTCGCAATTCCACCTCCAATGTCTATGGTACTACTCCTAGTGGGTTCGGTATGTACTCTTCCTCGTCCGGGTCTCTGTCGTCGATGGGATCGGTGGGTTCTTTGGCGCAGGTCGGCGGTGGCGGTGGGGTGGTCAGGAGGTCAGGTCCAGCTTTTGTGTTCGTGGTGGATGCGTGTATGGCGGAGGAGGAGTTGAGTGCGGTCAAGAATGAGTTGTTGCGGCTCGTGGAGCAGTTGCCGGAGAACACTTTGGTAGGGTTGGTAACGTTTGATTCGATGGTTAAGGTGCATGATCTTGGGTATGGGGAGTGCTCAAGGGTTGTGGTTCTTCATGGCGGTCGTGAGCTTTCAGCTGAGCAG ACACAGCAGTTTCTTGGCATTAGTCGTATTAAGCAACGGCATGTTGGGAAGATACCAGTTATCCAAAAGCACGGTTTTTTGCTAACTGTATCTGAATGTGAATTCAACTTAACTACTGCAATTGAAGAAATTTCTAATTCAGCAGAAGTCATGCCCGGGCATCGCCCTCAAAGGTGCACAGGAGCGGCCATATCAGCTGCACTTGGACTTTTGGAAGGATGCCTAATTAATAATACAGGCTCCCGAATCATGGTCTTCACTTCTGGGCCTGCAACTTTGGGCCCTGGAACTATTGTAGATTCAGATCTTAGTAAAGCTATCAGAACTCACAGAGACATTGTTAATGGCCATTTGCCTTCCTATAGAAAGTTGTGCTCTTTCTACAAACGTTTTTCGCAGAGATTAGTTGATATTGCTGCTGTTCTTGATTTATTTGCTTGTTCTCTTGATCAAGTTGGAGCAGCAGAACTAAAAGCTCCTGTTGAACGATCAGGTGGATTCATGATGCTAGGGGAGTCGTTCGAGTCTGATCAATTCATAAAATGTTTTCGGCACATTTTCAATCGCGACAAAGAGGGACATTTGAAGATGTATTTTGACGCAACCCTTGAGATAGTGACAACTGAAGATGTAAAAATTTGTGGAGCCCTTGGGCCTTGTGTTTCTCTTCGGAGAAAGAATAGTTTAGTCAGTGACAATGAAATTGGGGAGGGTGGCACTTATATGTGGAAGTTGGGTACTCTGACTAATAAAACATGCATTGCTTTCTTTTTCCAAGTGAGTGACGATCGAAAACCCCAGCCTGGATCAGCATTTTTTATACAGTTTATAACAAAATACCAGCATGGGAACTTGGAAATTCGCAAAAGGGTGACAACTGCTGCAAGACGATGGGTTGGGAGCAAGTCATCAGAAATTTCTACTGGATTTGATCAAGAAGTAGCAGCTGTAGTCATGGCTAGACTTGCCATCAACCGTGCAGAGAGTTGTTATGCCCGAGATGTTATCAGATGGCTTGATGATGCGCTTGTTCGTTTTACATCTAAGTTCGGTGATTACATTCAGGAAGACCCATCTTCCTTCCGTTTGTCCTCTAACTTCTCCCTTTATCCCCAATTCATGTTCTATTTAAGAAGGTCCCAATTTATTGATGTCTTTAACACCACTCCTGATGAGACTGCTTTCTTCAGGCTGATGCTAAACCGTGAGGGTGTTGTGGGTTCTCTTATAATGATCCAACCTACACTTTTTCAATATTCATTTGATGGCCCTCCTATTCCAGTGCTCCTTGATGTTCGCTCTATCTCTCCTGATACTATATTGCTTTTTGATTCTTACTTCCATGTGGTTATTCACTGCGGGTCCAAGATTGCTCAGTGGAGGAAGCTTGGCTATCACAAGGACCCAAACCATGAAAACCTGAAAAAGCTGTTGGAAGCCCCGGAGCTTGATGCAGAGCAATTAGTGGCTGAAAGAATTCCAGCACCCAAGCTGATAAAATGTGATCAGCACAGTAGTCAGGCTAGGTTTCTTCTAGCCAAGATAAATCCATCTGTTACTCAGAATTCAACATATACAGAAGGTTTAGATGTTATATTTACTGATGATTTGAGCTTGGAAGTTTTCATAGATCATTTGCAGACCCTGGCAGTACAGGGCTAA
- the LOC120014483 gene encoding phosphoribosylformylglycinamidine cyclo-ligase, chloroplastic/mitochondrial-like — protein sequence MATTTFSTTSELSGCAAVAGSVRKSRRTGQISATLHCFSATATNSHIVLSMSKPSNGKFTVKSSSTDTGLTYKDAGVDIDAGSELVRRIAKMAPGIGGFGGLFPLGDSYLVAGTDGVGTKLKLAFETGIHDTIGIDLVAMSVNDIVTSGAKPLFFLDYFATSHLDVDLAEKVIKGIVDGCQQSDCVLLGGETAEMPDFYAKGEYDLSGFAVGIVKKDAVIDGKNIVAGDVLIGLPSSGVHSNGFSLVRRVLAQSGLSLNDQLPGENITLGEALMAPTVIYVKEVLDLIRKGGVKGLAHITGGGFTDNIPRVFPNGLGAVIYKDSWEIPAVFKWIQRVGKINDTEMRRTFNMGIGMVAVVSQEAAHLILEETSYKAHRIGEIVSDEGVTFC from the exons ATGGCCACCACCACCTTCTCTACAACTTCGGAACTGTCTGGTTGTGCTGCGGTTGCAGGTTCTGTTAGAAAATCTCGACGTACGGGACAAATTTCTGCTACCCTTCATTGCTTCTCTGCGACAGCTACCAATAGCCACATAGTACTTTCGATGTCGAAACCTAGtaacggtaaatttaccgtcaAGTCTAGTAGTACGGATACCGGACTTACGTATAAGGATGCGGGCGTAGATATAGACGCTGGGTCGGAGCTTGTGAGGAGAATCGCTAAGATGGCGCCTGGAATTGGAGGCTTTGGGGGTCTTTTTCCTCTTG GTGATTCGTACCTTGTCGCTGGCACAGATGGTGTGGGTACTAAACTTAAGCTTGCATTTGAAACTGGAATTCATGATACTATTGGTATTGATCTG GTTGCCATGAGCGTCAATGACATTGTAACTTCCGGAGCGAAGCCCTTATTTTTCCTTGATTACTTTGCTACTAGCCATCTTGATGTTGACCTCGCCGAGAAG GTTATAAAAGGTATTGTTGATGGATGCCAACAATCTGATTGTGTTCTTTTGGGGGGTGAG ACTGCAGAGATGCCAGACTTTTATGCAAAAGGTGAATATGATCTTAGTGGATTTGCAGTAGGCATTGTTAAGAAGGATGCTGTCATTGATGGGAAAAACATTGTTGCTGGTGATGTCCTCATTGGTCTGCCATCCAGCGGAGTGCACTCCAATGGTTTCTCACTTGTGAGGAG GGTTTTGGCTCAAAGTGGTCTCTCGTTAAATGATCAACTGCCAGGTGAAAATATAACATTAGGTGAAGCTTTGATGGCTCCAACTGTCATTTATGTGAAAGAG GTACTTGACTTAATCAGAAAGGGAGGGGTGAAGGGTTTAGCCCACATCACTGGTGGAGGTTTCACGGACAATATCCCTCGAGTTTTTCCTAATGGGCTTGGTGCTGTCATCTACAAGGACTCTTGGGAAATCCCAGCCGTATTCAAATGGATTCAACGG GTGGGAAAAATTAATGATACTGAGATGAGGAGAACTTTCAACATGGGCATTGGGATGGTTGCTGTTGTGAGCCAGGAGGCAGCCCATCTGATCCTTGAGGAAACATCTTACAAGGCTCACCGGATTGGTGAGATTGTTAGCGATGAAGGAGTGACGTTTTGCTAA
- the LOC120015551 gene encoding auxin-responsive protein IAA14-like yields MAATIGGERDWNLKETELCLGLPGGGGGKIISDCDQITKSTGKRGFSETVDLKLKLQESKEDVLDLNEKNKNGNSKDKSHIKDPSKPPAKTQVVGWPPVRSYRKNIMAQKNTTSDQETSHEKAAFVKVSMDGAPYLRKVDLKMYKSYQELSDALAKMFSSFTMSNYGAQGMIDFMNERKLMDLLNSSDYVPSYEDKDGDWMLVGDVPWEMFVDSCKRLRIMKGSEAIGLAPRAMEKCKSRD; encoded by the exons ATGGCAGCTACAATCGGCGGCGAGAGAGACTGGAACTTGAAAGAGACAGAGCTGTGTCTTGGGCTtcctggtggtggtggtggtaagaTTATTAGTGACTGTGATCAAATCACAAAGTCTACCGGAAAGAGAGGGTTTTCGGAGACGGTTGACTTGAAGCTTAAGCTTCAAGAATCCAAGGAAGATGTATTGGATCTGAATGAGAAGAACAAGAATGGTAATTCAAAGGACAAATCCCACATCAAGGACCCTTCAAAGCCTCCAGCCAA GACACAGGTTGTGGGTTGGCCACCAGTGAGATCTTACCGGAAGAACATTATGGCTCAGAAGAACACTACTAGTGATCAGGAGACTAGTCATGAGAAGGCAGCATTTgtgaaggtttcaatggatggtGCACCATATCTTCGCAAAGTGGacttgaaaatgtacaaaagctacCAAGAGCTCTCTGATGCCTTGGCCAAGATGTTCAGTTCCTTCACTATGA GTAATTATGGGGCACAAGGAATGATAGATTTTATGAATGAGAGGAAGCTGATGGATCTTCTCAACAGCAGTGATTATGTGCCAAGCTATGAAGATAAGGATGGTGACTGGATGCTTGTTGGTGATGTTCCATGGGA GATGTTTGTTGATTCATGCAAGCGCTTGCGCATTATGAAAGGATCAGAAGCAATTGGACttg CCCCAAGAGCCATGGAGAAATGCAAGAGCCGAGACTGa